The following are encoded together in the Phaseolus vulgaris cultivar G19833 chromosome 9, P. vulgaris v2.0, whole genome shotgun sequence genome:
- the LOC137822771 gene encoding uncharacterized protein, with translation MGYSNAPTAYYSTLHDSITSLCKTILPLGLKKRCLVSAEHRLWKLQSDNLKWQQDSLHQILNLLALHKDDILSETEVSAFRTHLLDTLLVSPPPQQDYAPIIKDKLMFLQELLHAKCISEGEYQSSRRPLLVRLAVQGGEIKGREMIISGLKNTKENPEEEWSDIDLKDDQCLMNKEKSNSKKTSKQPRKQAMKGASSVLSFGSPFKSGKNSMEKSIFNSPTLHMHSAQSKVLSPSIFTQSELRHSKENKPFWDGSEKMKRKPFRALFHRDKNKKEGHGGGGDHHGLETEKSSKKQWGYDGLRKWKESDTDDDTAPLSLNERSDSEAYLPSYKLSRGCGEVSLMNKLQHDQSPSAFSVDDKVLGDNVKKELSRIPTEMRSRNTETRSANTNLNFSPRCDLHSEEAVKKQLKNRVGEMETRHNDAEMKHENSMGWTTFEDEENLHPNLFVHHDKSLRSLSNNPFSSWLE, from the exons ATGGGGTACTCAAATGCACCCACTGCATATTACTCCACTCTGCACGATTCAATCACTTCTCTATGCAAGACCATTCTTCCCTTGGGTCTCAAGAAACGGTGTTTGGTTTCCGCAGAGCACAGGCTGTGGAAACTTCAATCCGACAACCTCAAATGGCAGCAAGACTCTCTCCATCAGATTCTCAACTTGTTGGCTCTACACAAAGATGACATCCTATCTGAAACAGAGGTTTCAGCTTTCAGGACCCATTTGCTTGACACCCTTCTTGTCTCTCCCCCTCCGCAACAGGATTATGCCCCCATCATCAAAGACAAGCTTATGTTCTTACAG GAACTTCTTCATGCCAAATGCATTTCTGAAGGAGAGTATCAATCTTCAAGAAGGCCTTTGCTTGTGAGATTGGCAGTTCAAGGAGGTGAGATTAAAGGCAGGGAAATGATAATTTCAGGGttgaaaaacacaaaagaaaatcCAGAGGAAGAATGGTCAGATATTGATTTGAAGGATGATCAGTGCTTGATGAACAAAGAGAAGTCAAATTCAAAGAAGACATCAAAGCAGCCAAGGAAGCAGGCTATGAAAGGAGCATCCTCGGTTTTAAGCTTTGGATCTCCTTTCAAATCTGGGAAAAACTCCATGGAGAAGAGCATATTCAATTCACCCACTTTACACATGCACTCAGCACAATCAAAAGTCCTTTCTCCTTCTATCTTTACCCAAAGTGAATTGAGGCATTCTAAGGAAAACAAACCCTTCTGGGATGGATCagagaagatgaagaggaagccATTTAGAGCTCTATTTCATAGggataaaaataagaaagaggGGCATGGTGGTGGTGGAGATCATCATGGTCTTGAGACAGAGAAATCATCAAAAAAGCAATGGGGGTATGATGGGTTGAGGAAATGGAAGGAAAGTGACACAGATGATGACACAGCTCCTTTGTCTCTAAATGAGAGGTCCGATAGTGAGGCCTACTTGCCTTCCTATAAGCTTTCAAGAGGATGTGGTGAGGTGTCGCTGATGAACAAGTTGCAGCATGATCAATCACCATCTGCTTTTTCCGTGGATGATAAG GTTTTGGGGGACAATGTAAAGAAGGAGCTGTCAAGAATTCCTACAGAAATGAGGAGCAGAAATACAGAAACGAGGAGTGCAAATACAAATCTCAACTTCTC ACCAAGGTGTGACCTGCACAGTGAAGAAGCGGTGAAGAAACAACTGAAAAACCGTGTTGGAGAAATGGAAACTAGGCACAATGATGCAGAAATGAAACATGAAAACTCGATGGGGTGGACAACATTTGAAGACGAGGAAAACCTTCACCCAAATCTTTTTGTTCACCATGATAAATCATTGCGAAGCCTTAGCAACAATCCATTTTCTTCATGGTTAGAGTAA